The following are from one region of the Halogeometricum sp. S3BR5-2 genome:
- a CDS encoding DUF1810 domain-containing protein, translating to MTDEDDPWNLQRFVEAQDPVIDDVKAELRAGRKRTHWMWYVFPQMEGLGRSRMSRRYAIASRDEAEAYLAHSTLGPRLRECSALVNDVEGRSANEIFGSPDDLKFRSSMTLFDAVADDPAPFRTALERYYGGEPDPKTLELLGDS from the coding sequence GTGACAGACGAAGACGACCCGTGGAACTTACAGCGATTCGTCGAGGCCCAAGACCCCGTGATAGACGACGTCAAAGCGGAACTGCGGGCGGGCCGCAAGCGCACCCACTGGATGTGGTACGTCTTTCCGCAGATGGAGGGGCTCGGTCGGAGTCGAATGTCGCGGCGCTACGCCATCGCCTCGCGCGACGAGGCCGAGGCCTACTTGGCGCATTCGACGCTGGGCCCGCGACTGCGCGAGTGCTCGGCGCTCGTGAACGACGTCGAGGGACGCTCCGCGAACGAGATATTCGGGTCGCCGGACGACCTGAAGTTCCGGTCGTCGATGACGCTGTTCGACGCCGTCGCGGACGACCCGGCGCCGTTCAGGACGGCGCTGGAGCGCTACTACGGCGGCGAACCCGACCCGAAGACGCTGGAGTTACTGGGAGATTCCTGA